A single Acidobacteriota bacterium DNA region contains:
- a CDS encoding amino acid adenylation domain-containing protein, which translates to MLELPLDRSRPPRPSYRGAMVPMRWQEPLVEDLHRLARDHRATLFMVLLAGWQVLLARYAGCRELTTGTPIANRTRVETEGLIGLFVNTLVLRTDLSDAPTFAAVLERVRESALAAYEHQEVPFEQLVDGLVSRREMSVSPLFQVFFQLQNAPVAALEVQGLKLEPWPATLGTGVESLAKFDLTLALEERGGELRGGLQYARDLFDRSTVQRQVSHLRRLLEGAVANPRRPLAALEVVTPAERHQLLREWAVGEERTESSSLEEWTPESPVHRRIAILARRRPERTAVAWADGSWSYGELRAAVEALASRLAARGIGRGDRVGVCLERGPWLLASLLAVLETGAAYVPLDPQYPGERLIYIQQDAGLRLVLTTPNLEHLLASGVESMVPDGGAPEGPVSELEPPDLEPTDLAYIIYTSGSTGVPKGVAVPHRGVINFLDAMAWRPGIEPEDLLLSVSSASFDITVLEFYLPLLHGARVFLVTAQEAADGLQLRRRLESTGATLMQATPATWRMLRSVGWQGSSSLRTLCGAEAMPGELAEELTGSCAELWNLYGPTETTVWSSAKSLSQDTRGRVDITIGRPVAGTRSHILGRDQRPLPAGAVGELVIGGAGVVWGYWGLPARTAEVFVPDPWSPVPGGRMYRTGDLGRWRGDGDLLCLGRIDQQVKVRGHRIEPGEIETVLGRHPGVQRAVVTVHRDPQRGDHLVAYWVAEGTSLDSSPPDSSPPEPEELRAHARRQLPESMIPSLFQLLPELPLTPSGKIDRRALPEPQWGSSERGEDDLGERLAGPQEEVLRQIFSSVLGIERIRRDDDFFALGGHSLLATQVMARVNHVLGQELPLRTLFEAPSVGQLAQRLRAAGEESDEPIVPVPREADLPLSFEEQRLWVLQQMDAASSAYNMPLAFRAEGPLRPQALEGALRGLVRRHEILHTVYPQGEGGPERRILPPEQGLTGAAGSFDESFDEPPVGVVLPVVDLSAIDPSRRDELGQELARRRLGQPFDLQRGPLIRTLLLRLGDHRHRFLLAFHHIVTDGWSLVVTTRDLVSSYRARVSGEESALAPLPVQYADFAAWQHRRLTEEALARRIDVWRQRLRGAPTELQLPPDRPRTEPTHRPAGLEVLRVPRPVVEPLEELARAEGATLFMAALAAFQVVVFSVTGQREFLLASDVANRGRLETEDLVGFFINQVVLRCGLDGEASLRQLLETTRRVCFEAYADQDLPFNRLVEGLKVKRQPGVTPLVQVCFNFQNLPPAEVQVEELTVHPEGIEPQEARFDLVVNCREGEAGLACFMEYDAALFDAATVRRWGSQLQRALELLGSDPDQPVAAAVAELEALGRELAKEQLEELKTARRPKLKKIKRRSVHKV; encoded by the coding sequence GTGCTCGAGCTGCCCCTGGACCGCTCGCGGCCGCCCCGCCCCAGCTATCGCGGCGCCATGGTTCCGATGCGGTGGCAAGAGCCGCTGGTGGAGGACCTCCACCGCCTGGCCCGAGATCACCGGGCCACCCTCTTCATGGTGCTGCTGGCCGGGTGGCAGGTCCTGCTGGCGCGCTACGCCGGCTGCCGGGAGCTGACCACCGGTACCCCCATCGCCAACCGCACCCGGGTGGAGACGGAAGGTCTCATCGGCCTCTTCGTCAACACCCTGGTGCTGCGCACGGATCTCTCCGACGCTCCCACCTTCGCGGCGGTGCTGGAGCGGGTGCGGGAGTCGGCGCTGGCGGCCTACGAGCATCAGGAAGTGCCCTTCGAGCAGCTGGTGGACGGGCTGGTGAGTCGCCGGGAGATGAGCGTGTCGCCCCTCTTCCAGGTCTTCTTCCAGCTCCAGAACGCCCCGGTGGCGGCTCTGGAGGTGCAGGGCCTGAAGCTCGAGCCTTGGCCCGCCACCCTCGGCACCGGGGTCGAATCGCTGGCCAAATTCGATCTCACCCTGGCTCTGGAAGAGCGCGGTGGGGAGCTGCGGGGAGGGCTGCAATACGCCCGGGATCTCTTCGACCGCTCTACGGTCCAGCGCCAGGTGAGTCACCTGCGGCGGCTGTTGGAGGGCGCCGTGGCGAATCCTCGCAGGCCGCTGGCGGCGCTGGAAGTGGTGACACCGGCGGAGCGCCATCAGCTGCTGCGAGAGTGGGCCGTCGGCGAGGAGAGGACAGAATCCTCCTCGTTGGAAGAGTGGACTCCCGAGTCCCCGGTGCATCGCCGCATTGCCATCTTGGCGCGCCGCCGGCCGGAGAGAACGGCGGTGGCCTGGGCGGACGGCAGCTGGAGCTACGGCGAGCTGAGGGCGGCGGTGGAAGCCTTGGCGTCGCGGCTGGCGGCGCGGGGAATCGGCCGCGGCGATCGGGTGGGGGTGTGTCTGGAGCGCGGCCCCTGGCTGCTGGCGTCGCTGCTGGCGGTGCTCGAAACCGGGGCGGCCTACGTGCCTCTGGACCCCCAATATCCCGGCGAACGGCTGATCTACATCCAGCAGGATGCCGGCCTGCGCCTGGTGCTGACGACACCGAATCTGGAGCATCTGCTGGCTTCGGGGGTGGAGTCCATGGTCCCCGATGGTGGAGCTCCCGAGGGGCCGGTGTCAGAGCTGGAGCCGCCGGATCTGGAACCAACGGACCTCGCCTACATCATCTACACCTCCGGCTCCACCGGCGTGCCCAAGGGGGTGGCGGTGCCGCACCGGGGGGTGATCAATTTCCTCGACGCCATGGCCTGGCGGCCGGGCATCGAGCCCGAGGATCTGCTGCTCTCGGTGAGCTCGGCCTCCTTCGACATCACGGTGCTGGAGTTCTACCTCCCCTTGCTCCACGGTGCCCGGGTATTCCTGGTCACGGCCCAGGAGGCGGCGGACGGGCTGCAGCTGCGGCGCCGGCTGGAGAGCACCGGCGCGACCCTGATGCAGGCCACCCCCGCTACCTGGCGCATGTTGCGCAGCGTCGGTTGGCAGGGCAGCTCCTCGTTGCGGACTCTATGCGGCGCCGAGGCCATGCCCGGAGAGCTGGCGGAAGAGCTCACCGGGAGCTGCGCCGAGCTGTGGAATCTCTACGGCCCCACCGAGACCACCGTCTGGTCGTCGGCGAAGAGCCTGAGCCAGGACACCCGCGGACGGGTCGACATCACCATCGGACGGCCGGTGGCGGGCACCCGCTCCCACATCCTCGGCCGCGACCAGCGACCCCTGCCCGCCGGGGCGGTGGGGGAGCTCGTCATCGGCGGTGCCGGCGTCGTCTGGGGGTATTGGGGGCTGCCGGCGCGCACCGCCGAGGTCTTCGTCCCCGATCCTTGGAGCCCCGTTCCCGGCGGCCGCATGTACCGCACCGGTGACCTGGGGCGCTGGCGCGGCGACGGCGATCTGCTGTGCCTGGGCCGCATCGATCAGCAGGTCAAGGTCCGGGGCCACCGCATCGAGCCCGGCGAGATCGAAACCGTGCTGGGCCGCCACCCGGGGGTGCAGCGGGCGGTGGTGACGGTGCATCGGGACCCGCAGCGGGGGGACCATCTGGTGGCCTATTGGGTCGCCGAGGGCACCTCACTGGATAGCTCGCCGCCGGATAGCTCGCCTCCGGAACCCGAGGAGCTGCGCGCCCACGCCCGCCGCCAGCTGCCGGAGTCGATGATCCCCAGCCTCTTCCAGCTGCTGCCGGAGCTGCCCCTGACCCCCAGCGGCAAGATCGACCGCCGGGCTCTGCCGGAGCCGCAGTGGGGGAGCTCGGAGCGCGGTGAGGACGATCTCGGGGAGAGGCTCGCCGGCCCTCAGGAGGAGGTGCTGCGGCAGATCTTCTCCTCGGTGCTGGGCATCGAGCGGATCCGCCGGGACGACGATTTCTTTGCTCTCGGCGGCCACTCGTTGCTGGCCACCCAGGTGATGGCCCGGGTCAACCACGTTCTGGGGCAGGAGCTGCCCCTGCGGACGCTCTTCGAGGCTCCCTCCGTGGGGCAGCTGGCCCAGCGTTTGCGCGCTGCCGGAGAGGAGTCCGACGAGCCCATCGTGCCGGTGCCTCGGGAGGCGGACCTGCCCCTATCCTTCGAGGAGCAGCGGCTGTGGGTGTTGCAGCAGATGGATGCGGCGAGCAGTGCCTACAACATGCCCCTGGCCTTCCGCGCCGAGGGCCCCCTGCGGCCCCAGGCACTGGAGGGGGCGCTGCGGGGCCTAGTGCGCCGCCACGAGATCCTGCACACCGTTTATCCCCAGGGAGAGGGCGGTCCGGAGCGGCGGATTCTGCCGCCGGAGCAGGGCTTGACCGGTGCCGCCGGGTCGTTCGACGAATCCTTCGACGAGCCGCCTGTCGGGGTCGTCCTTCCGGTGGTGGATCTGTCCGCCATCGACCCGTCCCGCCGGGACGAGTTGGGGCAGGAGCTGGCTCGCCGCCGCCTCGGCCAGCCCTTCGATCTTCAGCGTGGACCGCTGATCAGGACGCTGCTACTGAGACTCGGGGACCATCGCCATCGCTTCCTGCTGGCCTTCCACCACATCGTCACCGACGGTTGGTCCTTGGTGGTCACCACCCGGGACCTGGTGTCCAGCTATCGAGCACGGGTCTCCGGCGAGGAGTCGGCTTTGGCGCCGTTGCCGGTGCAATACGCCGACTTTGCCGCCTGGCAGCACCGCCGTCTAACGGAGGAAGCCCTGGCTCGGCGCATCGACGTTTGGCGCCAGCGCCTGAGGGGAGCTCCCACCGAGCTGCAGCTACCCCCGGATCGTCCCCGCACCGAGCCCACCCACCGTCCCGCCGGCCTGGAGGTGCTGCGGGTGCCGCGTCCGGTGGTGGAGCCGCTGGAGGAGCTGGCCCGGGCAGAGGGAGCGACCCTCTTCATGGCTGCCCTGGCGGCGTTCCAGGTGGTGGTCTTCAGCGTCACGGGGCAGCGGGAATTCCTCCTCGCCAGCGACGTGGCCAACCGCGGCCGGCTGGAGACCGAGGACCTGGTGGGATTCTTCATCAACCAGGTGGTGCTGCGCTGTGGCCTGGATGGCGAGGCTTCCCTGCGCCAGCTCCTGGAGACCACCCGCCGGGTTTGCTTCGAGGCTTACGCCGATCAGGATCTGCCCTTCAACCGTCTGGTGGAAGGGCTCAAGGTCAAGCGCCAGCCGGGGGTGACTCCGTTGGTCCAGGTCTGCTTCAACTTCCAGAATCTGCCGCCGGCGGAGGTGCAGGTCGAGGAGCTGACGGTGCATCCGGAGGGCATCGAGCCTCAGGAGGCGCGCTTCGATCTGGTGGTCAATTGCCGCGAAGGAGAGGCGGGGCTGGCGTGCTTCATGGAGTACGACGCAGCACTCTTCGACGCGGCGACGGTGCGCCGTTGGGGTAGCCAGCTGCAGCGGGCCCTGGAGCTCCTGGGGAGCGATCCGGATCAGCCCGTGGCGGCAGCGGTGGCGGAGCTCGAGGCCTTGGGGAGAGAGCTCGCCAAGGAGCAGCTGGAGGAGCTCAAGACGGCCCGGCGTCCGAAGCTCAAGAAGATCAAACGCCGGAGTGTCCACAAGGTTTAG